The window ATTCAAAGTTCCACGAAACTACTGACAATACAAATTGATGGAACTATCAACCATGGAAATAGTGGTGGCCCTGTTATTACGGGAAACAAAGTCCTTGGTATAGCATTTGAAAGTACTAAATGTCAGAAAAGAATAGGGTAAGTTAAAACCTTAAATCATGGATATTAGTTTTGCGTACATTTGTGATCAAGAGGTGCAAGTGCAACCTTAAACTTTTGCATATTTTCCACTGTTTCTTCGGTGCTCTTTGGTTTTCACATGCATTTATTTATCCTGACGTTTTTTTTCAGGACTCACGGTTTTGTAATCCCAACACCAATAATTAGGCATTTCATAGCTAGTGCAGAAGAAAGCTCCCAAAACGCCGTTTTTGGCTCACTAGTTCTATCATATCAATCTCTCGAAAATGATCACATCCGTAATCATTTTAAGATGAGTCCTGAAACAACAGGAACccttataaacaaaataaattcgtCGTCCGGGGCTCACAAAATTCTGAAGAAGAATGACATCATTCTCGCAATTGATGGTGTTCCAATAGGAAATGATGCGAAAGGTAATAATGGAACTAAATCTAATTTTTTCGCGTAAATGTTTTTGATGTTTACCTATAAAGTGAGGGTATGTTTGATGCAGTTCCTTTTCAAAATGAGGAACGAATAAGTTTCAATCATTTGGTCTCTATGAAGAAACCATAtgaaaaaatcttaataaaggTTCTAAGGAAGGGAAAGGAGCATGAGTACAATATCAGTCTAAAGCCGGTAATTAAGTCCTCATTTGTTATCAAAATTTCATGCACTTCTTTCCAAATTATTGGCTATATATGTTGATTCACGTTTTtgaaatatgttttattatgaTGGTTAGGTGAGACCACACATTACAGTGCAACAATATTATAACCTTCCAAGTTATTACATATTcggtggttttgtttttgtgcctCTTACTAAATCCTACATTGATGATTTGAGCTATATGTGTGCATGTATATTACATGATGAGTACAAAATTACCGATGAGCAGCATGTCATAATCTCTCAGGTATGCTTTTTCTTTGTCCACAATactgattttgttttcaaactcaATGCcaatttgaatatttgtttaCTGGAAAGAATGAGGATTATTATATAGTTGAGCTACTAAGATATTATTTGCTACTAGTTCTTTTCAGTCTCTTGATTTTGTCTTTAATGAGAGCATGCAAGATTGCAAGTATAGcgaataaataatatatatatatatattttttaatatattttaggtAATGTCAGATGACATTAACCAAGGATACGGTGATTTCAAAGATTTACGGGTAATTTATCTATGAGACTTACTTGGATGCATGAATCCCAAAcactattaatttattaatctgtCTTGAGAAACACATAGCTATGTTTtcgctaaaaataaaatatatttgtggtGGGAACAGGTGAAAAAAGTTAACGGAGTGAAAGTAAAGAATTTTAAACATTTGTGTGAACTAATCGAGGGATGTTGTAGCGAAAATCTGAGGATGGACTTGGAAAATGACAAAGTTATGGTCCTCAACTATGAATCTGCTAAAAAAGCAACATTTGAGATCTTGGAACGTCACAATATAAAGTCGGCTTGGGCCATATATTGAGTAGTCTTCCGATCCGCATGCAACTTGATAATCCCATCAAAGATAATGTATAGGATTGACCGTCTATGCCTTGGAGTTGGCTTCATTTGCTGCTTCATCCCACGTTCAAAGATACTATAAGATTGTTTGGGATTCAACTTAATATgaagaatctttttcttttttattaaactattaaaaaaaaaagtaacggGACGAATGGTTTAACTAGTTCCTACCCATCTGATAAGGTCACTAGTGGAGCTCTCCAAATCTTAAGATACACGCCTCATCGTTGCATGCTTGTCCAATAGCTCCTTCATATGTAATATAAATGCAGCGTCTCTTTGAGTGATTGAAAGGGGCTtcttcgagtttttttttttttttttttttttNNNNNNNNNNNNNNNNNNNNNNNNNNNNNNNNNNNNNNNNNNNNNNNNNNNNNNNNNNNNNNNNNNNNNNNNNNNNNNNNNNNNNNNNNNNNNNNNNNNNNNNNNNNNNNNNNNNNNNNNNNNNNNNNNNNNNNNNNNNNNNNNNNNNNNNNtttttttttttttttttttttttactaactaggttttgaacccacacTACTCAtggatttatttgatatattttgataaaaattagatatgattgattacggtaataaaatattatctcataaaaaaaattaaaattagtactaaggaaaaaaaaaataaatttcagatacacaattttttaaaatataaaaatcagttgtgttataaaatcaaatctgataaaaaaatcaaaatttaacttGAAGTcaggcgaggcaaatcaaactgatgacctcacatatcctaaaccattttctttgaccaccagaaaaacgaaataattttataatcatgaatttaactcgttttcatatttaactgatcgctaccacctttgttttcgtgttttttattcaatgttttcttattcttcatattctttcttgtcattttcattgtcaaattttgtgttaattgtcatcgtaacttttaccgtttggttattcgttatactctttttcttcttcttcctcggcaacttcttcacattcttccactgaaaaacctttttttagactaccacacaacttgttaacccatcaaactccaagaacaaaatcatttcttttctcataaatttgtgaaattcatgattaccagcatagtcaacacatacACCCAATTATtaacaattttatccatatacttatttggttttagatccacgcgtttataaacttctcaaaccaaaatccttacttggtttataatattttaaaaacataataaaatatactaataattatttatttaatatgaatcatatgatatatagaaatatgagtacactataagatcaaacatattaattataaataaataatatcaattatattatatcatcaaataatattaactgtatcatattatcaaataaccgtaaccgtatataacagtaaccgcttgaaccgtaaccgtatataacagtaaccgcttgaaccgtaaccatatataaacgtaaccgtttaaccgtttgttaaacggttttggttaaagttacaaaaaatttctaaccataactgATGGCTAATAAAtcttaaccgtgacaaccgtaaccctggtcatgactatgtatagctaataaaacatgtatgtttgtcgtccatctttcttctttaaacctcaaaatttgagtCAAACATAAAATTAAGGTCTTgtgatgtcaatccttcttccttagacccaaaaataaaaaattaatgaaagaatttctataaaatcatacacaaaaatatgttttacagctcataagaaataaaaagcacaaatatagataaataagataatttatgttttgcatcaatatttataatattttaaaattttaaatataaaatttgaaccttttaaaaattttcaatatttataatattttaaaattttaaaatttaaaacttataatatttaaaaaaaatttcaaaactaaaaacttttaaaagtttcaatatttataatatttaaacttttaaaatttttaaatattataatatttttttgaaactgtttaaaattttaatttgagcaaataaaaaaccagatcaaaccaaataaaacttttaaacttggacgcctgataaatcaagctttcctgctcattcgttattggaagcatattaatcttatttatactggttctgaaccattgtctaaaaaatttctagctgatgtgggatattgtgcttagttctttgatttccataaattcaaaatttttctttttctaaaaagttctgtaaatttaaaaaatgttaatgaatgacatgtcaaataatgataggttgtttaaaataattcttaatttagaaaattttggaaattgtataaatgttaataagtgatatgtcaaatttatattggttgtttaaaatcctatgtggacggctttaagagcttatagcttctactttttattagtatagattcgatgcctatgtgatttgtccaaactataaaaaataaaaaagtttaaagaagGTTCCTTGTAgaaaaagtaaacaattttCTCTACGACACGATAAAGGAAAGttctgaagagaaaaaaaaatggaaagccTTTGATTAAAGAAGGACTTCCTATTGGAGACttctgaagagaaaaaaaattgaagccTTTTGATATGGTTTTCCGGTCGTGTGTTGTTACGGTGGGCCGGTACTCGAGAGCTAGGGTTCTTAGtttactctcttcttttttcttttatccaatTTGCAATAATGCACAACCAACGGTACCAACGGCCAGCCAAGTTTCCAGATACAACGATCTATACAGGAAGAGCACGGTGGCAGCGGAGAGGCGTTCGGTTCTTTCATATGCAGTAACTTGCCGAAGAAAGATCCATACAATGCAGGAAGGTGATAAGAAGATAGAACGGTGGAATAAAATAGAAGAAAGTTGTCCGATTGATGAACTGATGTTGGACTCGGTTGTAGAGGTATCCTCTACCTCTACCCTGTACAGCAAATTCAAACCTTGGCAGACTCTAGAAGAAAAATCATCCAAAGGCTCTGGTATGTGACTATACTTATCTCAAAGCTCACATCAAGGTTGGTTAATGTATATGGGATACTTTGGCTTGAAATATTGATGTTGTAGGATTTGCAATCGCGGGAAGTAAAATTCTTACGAACGCTCATGTGGTGAGGGCAATGAATGATCACACATCCGTGAACGTCAAAAAACATGGCTCTCCAATCAATTACAAAGCAAAAGTTCAAAAGATTTCACATGAATGTGATTTGGCTATCTTGGAGATCGATAGCGACGAGTTTTGGGATGGTATAAATCCCTTGGAGCTCGGAGATATACCACCACTCGGAGAAGTTGTGtctgttgttggttatttaaaAGGTATTTACTTGACAATGTTTCAAATTAGCATGTGAATAAAATAGAGAGATAGATGTGGCTCATGTTTCTTATGATCTTTATAATTCATTTTCCAATATAccaaaaaattatgttaaatgacgaattttatttatttattatgatttgGTTACTAGAATTAATGTGCTCAAGTGCAGGTGGTGAAAATATCTGCGTTACAAAAGGTCTCGTACTTAGAGTTGAAACTAAAAAATACAATCACAGTGACAAGGATCTGCTATCAATACAAATTGATGCAAGTATCGACCATGGAAATACTGGTGGCCCGGTAATTATGGGAAACAAAGTCGTTGGTGTAGCATATGCATTTTACTCTACAAAGAACTCAGGGTAAGTTAAAAGCTGAAAGCTCTTAAACTGTAAATCTTTGATAATTGATTTGCATACATTTGTATCAAGAGGTGAGtgaaactctttaaaaaaaaaatctttctggTTTCTACATGCAGTTTTGTGATCCCAACTCCAATAATTAAGCATTTTATAACTGGTGTTCAAGAAAGCAGACAATATTCTGGTTTCGGCTCATTGGATCTATCATATCAATCTCTTGAAAACGTTCACATCCGTAATCATTTTAAGATGAGCCCTGAAATGACAGGAATTCTTATAAACAAAGTATATTCGTCGTGGGGGGCACACaagattttgagaaaatatGACATCATTCTTGCAATTGATGGTGTTCCGATAGGAAATGATGAGAAAGGTAAAATAATTGTACTAGATGTTGCTTAATGTTCTCCTATGTTGTTTACTTGTGaagtgagtttttgtttgatgcAGTTcctttccaaaacaaaaatcgtATAAATTTCTCCCACCTGGTTTCTTTAAAGAAACCAGGTGAAAAGGCCTTAGTTAAAATTTTACGAAAGGGAAAAGAGCATGAGTACAATATCACTCTTAAACCGGTAAAACCATCATTTATTAACACTTTCTAAATTGTTTGGCTCTGCTCgatcattcacatttttttccGAACTACTTTGTATTGTACTGCACAGGTGAAACCAAACGTTAAAGTGcaacaattttataatcttcCAAGTTATTACATATTTgggggttttgtttttgtgcctCTCACTAAAGCATATAGTGATAATTTGAGCCTTAGTGGGTGTAAATGTGCATTATATGATACGTACAGAAAGGCTGGTGAACATCAACTAGTCATAATTTCCAAGGTttgcttctgtttttttctttgtccacgataccattttttttttttaattcaatctTGTCAATTTGAATCTGAGTTTGGTAGAGAGAATAATATATGTTGAGCTACTAGGatgctattttttttaacaataaaagcATATTAAGTATTTCGAGTTAAACTTAATaatgtcttctcttttttttttgaatacaaTGTTCATAGAGAAGTTGTTTCTTTCTGTAGATATTAGAAGATGACATCAACAAAGGATATCAAAGATTAGATGATTTGCAggtaaaatatttgttacttGTTTTATGCAATTAATTATCATTTCTAGGGAAAAATAATAGTCGTGGTGGAAACAGGTGAAGAAAGTGAACAGAGTGAAAGTTAAGAATTTGAAGCATCTATGCGAGCTAGTAGAGAAATGTAGCACCAAATATTTGAGGTTGGTCTTAGAAGATGATAAGGTTATGGTCCTCAACACTGAATCTGCTAAAAAGGCAACGTTGAAGATCATGGAACGTCACAAAATAAAGTCGGTCATATCTAAGGACATTTGTCTTCCTATGTTGCTAGATAATCCGTTCAAAGACAATAGGATCAACCTACTTCCTTGGAGTATTCTTCCTATGTTTGATCTAGTACACAaggattgatttcaaaaacagTTACTAATATATGACTAACTATATCCCATGGAGAATAAAAGAAGGAAGaccatatatgtatatgttcaAATAGTCTtggaaataaaaaaccaaatccGTATGTACTGAACCGAAACCGAGAGGAACCAAAACCGAACTGAATTTGATGTAAAAATCGAACGGATACTACACTATAGAACCGAAACAATCTGAAACCAAATTTGTACTAaactgaaaccgaaccaaaactgGATCGAGAACGGAATAGATGTCTGCACTACAATTTATAcctaaaaatattagttatttttagACTGATTAACTAAACATTACTCGAGATTCGAGAATATGAAAATATCCGAATAACctaacaaaaaactaaaaatacccaaatacccaaaaaaaatcggTAAcagccaaaaccaaaaaaaaaaaacccgaaattaatttggttttagaaCGGCTTCTCATTCAAGATCTAAAACTGAAAGGAACCGAAACTCT is drawn from Camelina sativa cultivar DH55 chromosome 8, Cs, whole genome shotgun sequence and contains these coding sequences:
- the LOC104709619 gene encoding putative protease Do-like 12, mitochondrial; translation: MLLRSCVGMVSRYARALLPTVTNSGRVAFIVLPFALTRGRKIHTMSEDGEWWKKIEESPPFDELMLDSVVDVYTDSTEYSKVKPWQTLTEESWGGSGFAIAGKKILTNAHVVEPMNDHTSVHVKRLDSQIKYKAKVKKISHECDLAILEIDSDKFWEGMNPLELGDVPPLHEIVYVVGYPEAGDMICVAKGFVTGVDTTKYIQSSTKLLTIQIDGTINHGNSGGPVITGNKVLGIAFESTKCQKRIGTHGFVIPTPIIRHFIASAEESSQNAVFGSLVLSYQSLENDHIRNHFKMSPETTGTLINKINSSSGAHKILKKNDIILAIDGVPIGNDAKVPFQNEERISFNHLVSMKKPYEKILIKVLRKGKEHEYNISLKPVRPHITVQQYYNLPSYYIFGGFVFVPLTKSYIDDLSYMCACILHDEYKITDEQHVIISQVMSDDINQGYGDFKDLRVKKVNGVKVKNFKHLCELIEGCCSENLRMDLENDKVMVLNYESAKKATFEILERHNIKSAWAIY
- the LOC104709620 gene encoding putative protease Do-like 11, mitochondrial — encoded protein: MVFRSCVVTVGRYSRARVLSLLSSFFFYPICNNAQPTVPTASQVSRYNDLYRKSTVAAERRSVLSYAVTCRRKIHTMQEGDKKIERWNKIEESCPIDELMLDSVVEVSSTSTLYSKFKPWQTLEEKSSKGSGFAIAGSKILTNAHVVRAMNDHTSVNVKKHGSPINYKAKVQKISHECDLAILEIDSDEFWDGINPLELGDIPPLGEVVSVVGGENICVTKGLVLRVETKKYNHSDKDLLSIQIDASIDHGNTGGPVIMGNKVVGVAYAFYSTKNSGFVIPTPIIKHFITGVQESRQYSGFGSLDLSYQSLENVHIRNHFKMSPEMTGILINKVYSSWGAHKILRKYDIILAIDGVPIGNDEKVPFQNKNRINFSHLVSLKKPGEKALVKILRKGKEHEYNITLKPVKPNVKVQQFYNLPSYYIFGGFVFVPLTKAYSDNLSLSGCKCALYDTYRKAGEHQLVIISKILEDDINKGYQRLDDLQVKKVNRVKVKNLKHLCELVEKCSTKYLRLVLEDDKVMVLNTESAKKATLKIMERHKIKSVISKDICLPMLLDNPFKDNRINLLPWSILPMFDLVHKD